In Mytilus edulis chromosome 13, xbMytEdul2.2, whole genome shotgun sequence, a single window of DNA contains:
- the LOC139500152 gene encoding uncharacterized protein → MELTAAARAVRLSKVILQELKYNIDKVFFWTDSMTVLRYIFNRNSRYHTFVANRLALIHEATDNAQWNYVNTKQNPADFASRGMTISKFQQNPQWIRGPDYLWLPECEWPQVCMDLKFPDNDSEVKRKSVVNASIVDDDYDEFNSFETLISRCSDFDRLKRIVAWLLKAVNNFKQTTRRKNDLANENEDKLPTQAKSKRLIKSKKLVNTLNLKVQDIHNAEMTIIRFVQNQHFDEVQRLKAKLNVKRTSRLFKLDSYIDEKGILRVGGRLARSNLTETSKHPIILPKQSTLSYSIIQGIHRSIGHLGKNAILTELRQKYWIIGANGIIKNIVFKCVICRKYQAPIMQQKIANLPSERVTQDTAPFTIVGMDYFGPFAIKQRRCTVKRYGVIFTCLKIRAVHLEVADSLDTSSCINAIRRFIARRGVPKIIRSDNGTYLVGAQRELKDEIVKWNLNQIDNFMLQKGIDWKFNPPAASNFGGVWERLIRSVRKVLYSILQEQKLRLDDENLQTLFCEVEAILNGRPISEVPNSVNDLNVLTPNDLLLLRSGESAPQGTFVKSDNCVRRRWRQVQYLSDLFWNRWTKEYLPLLNQRAKWNKKEKNLQINYLVLIVENTPRNSWTMGRVLEVITDKFGTVRVAKVKTASTVLTRSIGKLCLVLEADMDNVK, encoded by the coding sequence ATGGAATTAACTGCTGCAGCAAGAGCAGTTCGATTGAGCAAAGTTATTTTGCAAGAGTTGAAATACAACATCGATAAAGTGTTCTTTTGGACAGATAGTATGACAGTGCTGCGATATATTTTCAACAGAAATTCAAGATATCATACGTTTGTTGCAAATCGTCTTGCTTTAATACATGAAGCTACCGACAATGCACAGTGGAATTATGTAAATACGAAGCAAAATCCAGCTGACTTTGCTTCGCGTGGAATGACTATTTCGAAATTTCAACAAAATCCTCAATGGATCAGAGGACCAGATTATTTGTGGTTACCAGAATGTGAATGGCCACAAGTATGTATGGACTTGAAATTTCCAGATAATGACTCGGAAGTCAAACGAAAATCAGTGGTTAATGCATCAATTGTGGACGATGATTATGATGAATTTAACAGTTTTGAAACCTTGATTTCCCGATGTTCTGACTTTGACAGGTTGAAAAGAATTGTAGCTtggttgttgaaggccgtaaacaACTTTAAGCAAACCACCCGAAGAAAAAACGACTTAGCAAATGAGAATGAAGATAAGTTACCTACACAAGCAAAATCCAAGCGACTAATTAAATCAAAGAAACTAGTCAACACTCTGAATCTAAAAGTACAGGATATACACAACGCAGAAATGACTATTATTCGTTTTGTTCAAAACCAACATTTCGATGAAGTACAGCGATTAAAAGCTAAGTTGAATGTTAAGCGAACATCAAGACTGTTTAAACTTGACTCATATATTGACGAAAAAGGAATATTACGAGTTGGTGGGAGATTAGCAAGATCAAATCTAACCGAAACATCGAAGCATCCAATCATACTGCCAAAACAATCTACACTATCATATTCAATTATACAAGGAATTCATAGATCGATCGGACATTTAGGGAAAAATGCTATTTTAACCGAACTCAGACAAAAGTATTGGATCATAGGTGCTAACGGTATAATCAAGAATATTGTCTTTAAATGTGTCATATGTAGAAAATATCAAGCACCCATCATGCAACAGAAAATAGCGAATTTGCCCAGCGAAAGGGTGACTCAAGATACTGCACCGTTTACAATCGTTGGTATGGATTACTTTGGACCTTTTGCAATTAAACAGAGAAGGTGTACTGTTAAACGTTACGGTGTGATATTTACATGTCTCAAAATAAGAGCAGTACATTTGGAAGTAGCCGATTCCCTAGACACCAGTTCTTGCATTAATGCAATACGGCGATTCATTGCACGCAGAGGAGTACCCAAAATTATTCGATCGGACAATGGAACTTATCTCGTAGGTGCGCAAAGAGAACTTAAAGATGAAATTGTTAAATGGAATCTGAATCAGATTGACAATTTTATGCTTCAAAAGGGCATCGACTGGAAATTTAATCCTCCAGCAGCATCTAATTTTGGTGGAGTATGGGAAAGACTCATTCGATCTGTAAGAAAGGTTTTGTATTCTATTTTGCAGGAGCAAAAGTTGCGTTTGGATGATGAAAACTTGCAAACATTATTTTGTGAAGTTGAAGCTATACTAAATGGTCGTCCTATCTCAGAAGTACCTAACAGTGTGAATGACTTGAATGTGCTAACGCCAAATGATCTTCTGCTTCTTCGTTCAGGAGAAAGCGCTCCTCAAGGGACATTTGTTAAATCCGACAATTGTGTTCGTAGAAGGTGGCGACAAGTACAATATTTGTCAGACTTGTTCTGGAATCGATGGACAAAAGAATACCTTCCTTTATTAAATCAGAGAGCTAAATGGAACAAGaaggaaaaaaatcttcaaatcaATTATCTTGTTCTTATTGTTGAAAACACTCCGAGAAATTCATGGACAATGGGACGCGTCTTGGAAGTCATTACGGACAAATTTGGAACAGTGCGTGTAGCGAAGGTCAAAACTGCTTCTACTGTATTGACCAGATCAATTGGAAAACTGTGTTTGGTTCTGGAAGCTGATATGGACAATGTTAAATGA
- the LOC139500150 gene encoding uncharacterized protein, producing the protein MELDSKGFAEKVPITELNQEDGRVWYIPHHGIYHNKKPNKIRVVFDCSASNMGVSLNALLLQGPDLANNLIGVLLRFRTEKVALQGDIESMFYQVKVPLKDRNLLRFLWWPNGDMNSEPEVYRMTVHIFGATSCL; encoded by the coding sequence ATGGAACTTGATTCGAAAGGGTTTGCTGAAAAGGTACCAATAACTGAGTTAAACCAAGAAGATGGAAGAGTGTGGTACATTCCTCACCACGGAATTTATCACAACAAAAAACCGAACAAGATTAGAGTAGTATTTGATTGTTCTGCATCGAACATGGGAGTCTCGTTGAATGCATTGTTATTGCAAGGACCAGACCTTGCTAATAATTTGATAGGAGTACTTTTACGATTCCGTACTGAAAAAGTTGCGTTACAAGGTGACATAGAAAGTATGTTCTACCAAGTAAAAGTTCCACTCAAAGATAGAAACTTATTGCGATTTTTATGGTGGCCAAATGGAGACATGAACAGCGAACCAGAAGTATACAGGATGACCGTTCATATTTTTGGAGCTACATCGTGTTTGTAA